In Garra rufa chromosome 15, GarRuf1.0, whole genome shotgun sequence, a single genomic region encodes these proteins:
- the LOC141287186 gene encoding 5-hydroxytryptamine receptor 1A-alpha-like, translating into MESYNNTTESQEWSGNATTVSEVALSYQIIGSLFLAALILFAILGNACVIAAIALERSLQNVANYLIGSLAVTDLMVSVLVLPMAALYQVLNKWTLGQEMCDIFISLDVLCCTSSILHLCAIALDRYWAITDPIDYVNKRTPRRAAILISLTWLIGFSISIPPMLGWRKPEDRADPDACTISQDPGYTIYSTFGAFYIPLILMLVLYGRIFRAARFRIRKTVKKTEKAKIADKCLAVSPALFPRKANGEVSKTWRRSVEPQPGSCVNGALKHSDDGESFEITEVQTVSRNHLSLPNNPQPCFENRNERNTEAKRKVALARERKTVKTLGIIMGTFIFCWLPFFIVALVLPFCQDCLMPEWLSAVINWLGYSNSLLNPIIYAYFNKDFQNAFKKILKCKCIRQ; encoded by the coding sequence ATGGAGAGTTACAACAACACCACAGAAAGCCAAGAGTGGAGCGGGAACGCGACGACAGTTAGCGAAGTTGCTTTGAGTTACCAAATCATCGGCTCGCTTTTCCTGGCTGCGCTAATTCTGTTTGCCATATTGGGAAACGCGTGTGTCATCGCTGCCATCGCCTTGGAGAGATCGCTTCAGAATGTGGCCAACTATCTCATCGGCTCTCTGGCCGTCACAGACCTCATGGTGTCGGTTCTGGTGCTACCCATGGCAGCCCTGTATCAGGTTCTGAACAAATGGACTTTGGGACAGGAGATGTGCGATATATTCATCTCGCTAGACGTGTTGTGCTGCACCTCTTCCATCCTGCACCTGTGCGCAATTGCTTTGGATAGATACTGGGCCATCACTGATCCCATAGACTATGTTAATAAAAGGACCCCGAGACGGGCGGCTATCTTGATCAGTCTCACTTGGCTAATAGGATTTTCCATTTCCATTCCTCCCATGTTGGGCTGGAGGAAACCGGAGGACCGGGCAGATCCAGACGCGTGCACAATCAGCCAAGACCCCGGGTACACCATCTACTCAACTTTTGGAGCTTTCTACATCCCCCTCATCCTCATGCTGGTCCTCTACGGGCGGATATTCCGAGCGGCGAGGTTTCGCATAAGGAAAACGGTGAAGAAAACCGAGAAAGCCAAAATCGCGGACAAATGCCTGGCGGTGTCTCCGGCGCTGTTCCCGAGGAAGGCGAACGGCGAGGTGAGCAAAACTTGGAGGCGAAGCGTGGAGCCCCAGCCAGGCTCCTGCGTGAACGGAGCGCTGAAACACTCGGACGACGGAGAGTCATTCGAAATTACAGAAGTTCAAACCGTCTCCAGAAACCACCTGAGCCTGCCTAACAACCCTCAGCCGTGCTTCGAGAACCGAAACGAGAGAAACACGGAAGCGAAGCGCAAAGTGGCTCTGGCGAGAGAGCGCAAAACAGTCAAGACTCTGGGAATCATTATGGGCACGTTCATTTTCTGCTGGCTGCCCTTCTTCATCGTGGCGCTTGTTTTGCCTTTCTGTCAAGACTGTTTAATGCCTGAGTGGTTGAGTGCAGTCATTAACTGGCTCGGATACTCCAACTCACTTTTGAACCCCATTATATACGCCTACTTTAATAAAGACTTCCAGAACGCATTTAAGAAGATCTTGAAGTGCAAATGTATTAGACAATGA